From one Tsukamurella tyrosinosolvens genomic stretch:
- a CDS encoding SPFH domain-containing protein, translating into MAAQMGIMDRVRGELVDIIEWLEDNRSTMAWRFPRYNNEIKNGAQLIVREGQEALFVYRGQLADRYGPGNYQLVSENMPVMSTLQGWPHGFKSPFRSEVYFVNTRPITDLRWGTANPITIRDQDFGMVQVRANGLCVVRVVDSPTFLRQVIGTDSNVDSDEIAELLRRTITTAFSEMLIETGVGAIDLQARQRELAAKLQEYVQSKVNQQYGLACEAIELNISLPDEITQAMTRGVARGVEEKGYYGNVGDMNRFQQGRAADAMLGAATNEGGGGAGDFLGAGMGMAMGQQFAQNFQNQQAPAQGAQPGPGAQQPGPPPLPTAQAFHVEQNGQSAGPFPVEQLRTMNLTPQTLVWSPALTDWTPAGQVPALAPLFGQTPPPLPPRS; encoded by the coding sequence GTGGCAGCGCAGATGGGGATCATGGACCGGGTCCGGGGCGAACTCGTCGACATCATCGAGTGGCTCGAGGACAACCGCTCGACGATGGCGTGGCGGTTCCCCCGCTACAACAACGAGATCAAGAACGGCGCGCAGCTCATCGTCCGCGAGGGCCAGGAGGCACTGTTCGTCTACCGCGGACAGCTCGCCGACCGCTACGGCCCGGGCAACTACCAGCTGGTCTCCGAGAACATGCCGGTCATGTCCACCCTGCAGGGCTGGCCGCACGGTTTCAAGAGTCCGTTCCGCAGCGAGGTCTATTTCGTCAACACCCGCCCGATCACCGACCTGAGGTGGGGCACGGCGAACCCGATCACCATCCGGGACCAGGATTTCGGCATGGTCCAGGTGCGCGCCAACGGCCTCTGCGTCGTGCGCGTCGTCGACTCGCCGACCTTCCTGCGCCAGGTGATCGGCACCGACTCCAACGTCGACTCCGACGAGATCGCGGAGCTGCTGCGGCGCACCATCACCACCGCCTTCTCCGAGATGCTCATCGAGACCGGCGTGGGCGCGATCGACCTGCAGGCCCGTCAGCGCGAGCTCGCCGCGAAGCTGCAGGAGTACGTGCAGTCGAAGGTCAACCAGCAGTACGGGCTCGCGTGCGAGGCCATCGAACTGAACATCTCCCTGCCCGACGAGATCACGCAGGCGATGACCCGAGGCGTCGCGCGCGGCGTGGAGGAGAAGGGCTACTACGGCAACGTCGGCGACATGAACCGCTTCCAGCAGGGGCGCGCCGCCGACGCGATGCTGGGTGCCGCCACCAACGAGGGCGGCGGCGGTGCCGGCGACTTCCTCGGCGCCGGCATGGGCATGGCCATGGGGCAGCAGTTCGCCCAGAACTTCCAGAACCAGCAGGCCCCCGCTCAGGGCGCGCAGCCGGGCCCCGGTGCACAGCAGCCCGGACCGCCGCCGCTGCCCACCGCGCAGGCCTTCCACGTGGAGCAGAACGGCCAGTCGGCCGGCCCGTTCCCGGTGGAGCAGCTGCGCACCATGAACCTGACGCCACAGACCCTCGTCTGGTCGCCCGCGCTCACCGACTGGACCCCGGCCGGGCAGGTGCCCGCCCTGGCGCCGCTGTTCGGACAGACGCCGCCGCCCCTGCCGCCCCGGTCGTAA
- a CDS encoding YegP family protein, whose translation MAGKFEVYEDNAGKFRFRLKAGNGEVVASGQAYASRKGAHDGAAAVQRAADGAKVVDVEKD comes from the coding sequence ATGGCAGGCAAGTTCGAGGTGTACGAGGACAACGCCGGCAAGTTCCGCTTCCGGCTCAAGGCCGGCAACGGTGAGGTCGTGGCCTCGGGCCAGGCCTACGCGTCGCGCAAGGGCGCGCACGACGGTGCCGCGGCCGTGCAGCGCGCCGCCGACGGCGCCAAGGTGGTCGACGTCGAGAAGGATTGA
- a CDS encoding HEAT repeat domain-containing protein — MARTLLDHQNASIRLRAALDAGTAPGTVPAPALVARCAVEPDFFVRDMLTWALTRLPAATTVPLLLAELDSPVAQARSQALHSLSKIGGAESAAAFGPILALVGDADDEVAKAAWRTSAALAPDAAARRSAARALVGQVGRGDAETRRSLSRAIIALGDEGVAELDGAAVTTDAAREHVAETVRLLEDPDSGFAGAVHEAQRVAALGRAD, encoded by the coding sequence ATGGCCCGGACCCTGCTCGATCATCAGAACGCCTCGATCCGCCTGCGCGCGGCGCTCGACGCGGGGACGGCGCCCGGCACCGTCCCCGCCCCGGCGCTCGTCGCTCGCTGCGCGGTCGAGCCCGACTTCTTCGTCCGCGACATGCTCACCTGGGCGCTGACGCGGCTACCGGCGGCTACGACGGTGCCGCTGCTGCTCGCGGAGCTGGACTCCCCGGTCGCGCAGGCCCGGAGCCAGGCACTGCACTCGCTGTCGAAGATCGGCGGCGCCGAGTCCGCGGCGGCCTTCGGCCCGATCCTGGCGCTCGTCGGGGACGCCGACGACGAGGTCGCGAAGGCCGCGTGGCGCACGTCCGCCGCCCTCGCCCCGGACGCCGCGGCCCGACGGTCCGCCGCCCGCGCCCTGGTCGGGCAGGTGGGGCGCGGCGACGCGGAGACCCGCCGCAGCCTGAGCCGCGCGATCATCGCGCTCGGCGACGAAGGCGTCGCCGAGCTGGACGGCGCAGCGGTGACGACCGACGCCGCGCGGGAGCACGTCGCCGAGACGGTGCGCCTCCTCGAGGACCCCGACTCCGGGTTCGCGGGGGCGGTGCACGAGGCTCAGCGGGTCGCGGCGCTGGGCCGCGCGGATTGA
- a CDS encoding MerR family transcriptional regulator: protein MRIGEVARRSGVSARMLRHYDALGLVRPSQRSSSGYREYTDDDIRRIFHVESLRSLGLSLKEIGRALDDASFAPDRLVADVIARARERIRLETELVDRLERVSAAGPADWEQVLDVVGLLSQLASATPAERQHAALTGRAPAGALAEALLKEESTNVAGALRWALAQADGPDLAPLVAALDSPDPAARRRAAEALAETPGQDDALRGALGHDDGAVRVIAAVALGDRGDGAAAPQLLRMVREGEKDVDAAEALGTIAAAAPDTETISADLAALARDADDYAVRQRAVQALAEIPTDGAGAALRILADDPDPRIAGTAAFILRRTDR from the coding sequence ATGCGGATCGGCGAAGTGGCGCGACGTTCGGGCGTGAGTGCGCGGATGCTGCGGCACTACGACGCGCTGGGCCTCGTCCGCCCCTCGCAGCGGTCGTCGTCGGGGTACCGCGAGTACACCGACGACGACATCCGCCGCATCTTCCACGTCGAGAGCCTGCGCTCCCTCGGCCTGTCGCTCAAGGAGATCGGCCGGGCGCTCGACGATGCTTCGTTCGCCCCCGACCGGCTGGTCGCCGACGTGATCGCGCGTGCCCGCGAGCGCATCCGGCTGGAGACGGAGCTCGTGGATCGACTGGAGCGCGTCTCCGCCGCCGGCCCGGCCGACTGGGAGCAGGTCCTCGACGTGGTGGGCCTGCTCTCGCAGCTCGCCAGCGCCACGCCCGCCGAGCGACAGCACGCGGCGCTCACGGGGCGGGCCCCCGCCGGCGCGCTCGCCGAGGCGCTCCTCAAGGAGGAGAGCACCAACGTGGCGGGAGCCCTGCGCTGGGCGCTCGCGCAGGCCGACGGCCCGGACCTCGCGCCCCTCGTCGCGGCGCTCGACTCCCCCGATCCCGCCGCCCGCCGCCGCGCCGCCGAGGCCCTCGCCGAGACACCCGGTCAGGACGACGCACTGCGGGGCGCGCTCGGGCACGACGACGGCGCCGTCCGGGTCATCGCAGCCGTCGCGCTGGGCGACCGGGGCGACGGCGCGGCCGCGCCGCAACTGCTGCGGATGGTGCGCGAGGGTGAGAAGGACGTCGACGCCGCGGAGGCGCTGGGGACGATCGCCGCCGCAGCCCCCGACACGGAGACCATCAGCGCCGACCTGGCCGCGCTGGCGCGCGACGCCGACGACTACGCGGTGCGCCAGCGGGCGGTGCAGGCGCTCGCGGAGATCCCCACGGACGGTGCGGGGGCGGCACTGCGCATCCTCGCCGACGACCCCGACCCGCGGATCGCCGGGACCGCGGCGTTCATCCTGCGGCGGACGGATCGCTGA
- a CDS encoding phosphocholine-specific phospholipase C has product MSTANRRTFLRGALTGGIVAGMGLLPSSLTEALAEPAPPGGLDGLEHVIFLMQENRSFDHYYGRLRGVRGFADPAAIRLRSGHDVFLQPTRSGLTVPPFPVRGAAERQRMDAENIDALDHTWKGGHAALADGWHDGWIAAKTDSTMAYYDREDIPFHYALADAFTICDHYYCSSPTSTSPNRNFFFSGTTGFEPGTGERAVENTAYDRGHPGYDWPCIGEILQRAGVSWQVYQEWDNFTDNNIEFFRRFKSVSKAVFSDFGTEIDDFYQGLRHLPAAEADRRAAEVDARARALGAEDRELFFRGLRRTATGTLTDRIAADIAAGTLPTVSYVVASERESEHPSGSSPRASANLVHRILDALGRNPAVWRRTALFLLYDENDGYFDHVPPPRPPRARSDEWVGDLPLGLGDRVPMTIVSPWTVGGYAASETFDHTSTLRFLERWLGISVPAISDWRRTVCGDLTSAFDFRTPRAIPRRTQPRAVGELSPRWKPHAPAVGRRPGQEPGERPARPVPYVPAATAIPGPDGVRLRLSNTGTRSAHFIVFPYHAPDSVPLHADVLGERELVVPAPGGRYDLLVLGPAGEHWEFVSDPSAAG; this is encoded by the coding sequence GTGAGCACTGCGAATCGTCGGACCTTCCTCAGAGGCGCCCTCACCGGCGGTATCGTCGCGGGCATGGGCCTGCTCCCGTCGTCGCTGACCGAGGCGCTGGCCGAGCCCGCGCCGCCGGGCGGCCTCGACGGCCTGGAACACGTCATCTTCCTGATGCAGGAGAACCGCTCCTTCGACCACTACTACGGCCGGCTCCGCGGGGTGCGCGGCTTCGCCGACCCGGCCGCCATCCGCCTGCGCTCGGGGCACGACGTCTTCCTCCAGCCCACCCGGTCCGGGCTCACGGTGCCGCCCTTCCCGGTGCGTGGAGCGGCCGAGCGGCAGCGGATGGACGCCGAGAACATCGACGCCCTCGACCACACCTGGAAGGGCGGCCACGCCGCGCTCGCCGACGGCTGGCACGACGGGTGGATCGCCGCGAAGACCGACTCGACGATGGCCTACTACGACCGCGAGGACATCCCGTTCCACTACGCCCTCGCCGACGCCTTCACGATCTGCGACCACTACTACTGCAGCTCACCCACGTCCACCTCGCCGAACCGCAACTTCTTCTTCTCCGGCACCACCGGTTTCGAGCCCGGAACGGGGGAGCGCGCCGTCGAGAACACCGCCTACGACCGCGGCCACCCCGGTTACGACTGGCCGTGCATCGGCGAGATCCTGCAGCGCGCGGGCGTCTCGTGGCAGGTCTACCAGGAGTGGGACAACTTCACGGACAACAACATCGAGTTCTTCCGCCGCTTCAAATCGGTCTCGAAGGCGGTCTTCTCGGACTTCGGCACGGAGATCGACGACTTCTACCAGGGCCTGCGGCACCTACCCGCGGCGGAGGCGGACCGTCGAGCCGCGGAGGTCGACGCCCGCGCTCGGGCCCTCGGCGCCGAGGACCGCGAGCTCTTCTTCCGCGGACTCCGGCGCACCGCCACCGGCACGCTCACCGATCGGATCGCGGCGGACATCGCCGCCGGGACGCTCCCCACCGTCAGCTATGTCGTCGCCTCCGAGCGTGAGTCGGAGCACCCGAGCGGCTCCTCGCCGCGGGCATCGGCGAACCTCGTGCACCGCATCCTCGACGCGCTCGGGCGCAACCCCGCGGTGTGGCGCAGGACCGCGCTGTTCCTGCTCTACGACGAGAACGACGGCTACTTCGACCACGTGCCGCCGCCGCGCCCACCGCGCGCCCGGTCCGACGAGTGGGTCGGGGACCTTCCCCTCGGGCTCGGCGACCGCGTGCCGATGACCATCGTCTCGCCGTGGACCGTCGGCGGGTACGCCGCATCGGAGACGTTCGACCACACGTCGACCCTCCGCTTCCTCGAGCGCTGGCTGGGCATCTCCGTGCCCGCGATCTCCGACTGGCGGCGCACGGTCTGCGGCGATCTCACCAGCGCCTTCGACTTCCGCACGCCCCGGGCTATTCCGCGGCGTACTCAGCCGCGCGCCGTCGGGGAACTGAGCCCGCGGTGGAAGCCGCACGCGCCGGCCGTCGGGCGGCGCCCCGGTCAGGAACCCGGCGAGCGCCCCGCGCGACCCGTGCCCTACGTCCCCGCGGCCACCGCGATCCCCGGGCCCGACGGTGTCCGCCTCCGCCTGTCCAACACGGGAACCCGGAGCGCGCACTTCATCGTCTTCCCCTACCACGCACCGGATTCCGTGCCGCTGCACGCCGACGTGCTCGGTGAGCGCGAGCTCGTGGTGCCCGCGCCGGGCGGACGCTACGACCTGCTGGTCCTCGGCCCGGCGGGCGAGCACTGGGAGTTCGTCAGCGATCCGTCCGCCGCAGGATGA
- a CDS encoding TetR/AcrR family transcriptional regulator, whose translation MSETTLTREAIVAEAVRLADEGGLEKVSMRRIADALGAGAMSLYRHVPDKDTLVRDMAAAVGAEYLYPPELLGDPDWRARTHIAAEADMRLYLHHPWVLLAHSMPRAAMAPSAVSCFHWLVEAFTHLTGTVADSAELTLHVWNHVQGAGIGAVGRLLLAPGSSLEGAGFVADLADNPLIEELPLLKELVEVDRPDLCAAMPLLHAGVDALCTGFAERYRR comes from the coding sequence GTGTCCGAGACCACTCTGACCCGCGAGGCCATCGTGGCCGAGGCCGTCCGCCTCGCCGACGAGGGCGGCCTCGAGAAGGTCTCCATGCGCCGGATCGCGGACGCGCTCGGCGCGGGCGCCATGTCGCTGTACCGCCACGTGCCCGACAAGGACACCCTGGTCCGCGACATGGCCGCGGCCGTGGGGGCGGAGTACCTGTACCCGCCGGAGCTGCTGGGCGATCCGGACTGGCGCGCGCGGACGCACATCGCCGCCGAGGCGGATATGCGGCTCTACCTGCACCACCCGTGGGTGCTGCTGGCGCACTCCATGCCGCGTGCCGCGATGGCGCCGTCGGCCGTCTCGTGCTTCCACTGGCTCGTCGAGGCGTTCACCCATCTGACCGGGACGGTCGCGGACTCGGCCGAGCTCACCCTGCACGTGTGGAACCACGTGCAGGGCGCGGGCATCGGCGCCGTGGGCCGCCTGCTGCTGGCCCCGGGCTCCTCGCTCGAGGGTGCGGGCTTCGTCGCCGACCTGGCCGACAACCCCCTCATCGAGGAGTTGCCGCTGCTCAAGGAGCTGGTGGAGGTGGACCGGCCCGACCTCTGTGCGGCGATGCCGCTGCTGCACGCCGGGGTCGACGCGCTGTGCACGGGCTTCGCGGAGCGCTACCGGCGCTGA